Part of the Janibacter endophyticus genome is shown below.
CCGCACTCGGCCCGAGCTGGGCGCGCAGGTCCGGGGTCCCGCCCAGACCCATCGCGACGGTCAGGGTGCTGCCGTGGACGAGGACGTCGAAGGCGCCGGTGGACTCCTGCCCGCTCACGAGGCTCGGCAGCCCGGTGACGACACGGGACTGCCCGCCACGGCGCGAGACCTTCGTGATCGAGGAGGTGTCGTCGAGGCAGACCGCGCCGAACTCGGGGTGCTCGATGCACGGCCCCTGGGTGTCCGAGGGCGCGCCCGACTCGGCGACGTAGAGGTCACCGTTCGGCGCGAAGGAGAGGTGGCGCGGGCTGCTGAGGCCGGTCGCGACGACGGTCGGCGGGTGGTCCGGGCCGTGGGCCGACGCCGGCAGCGTCGCGGCGCCCGTGGCGGTGAGTGCGAGTGCGAGAGCGGTGGCCGTCAGGGGGCGGCGGAGCTGAGCTGTCATCGGTACGACCTCCAGAGTGATGGGGTCGGCGGCGGGTGCCGCTGGCCGTGCGGCGAGGCTAGACCCGCCCCGCTGCTCCGACCAGGATCGTGGTGCGAACGGTCGCCCCTCTCCCCGGGCACGACGAAGGGGGCCCCGGCGGGACCCCCTTCGCCTGCGGCTCTGTCCTCACGTGGCCGCGTTGGTGTCGCTCTCCCGGATCGTCTGGGGCTCCTTGGCCTCGGCCTTGTCGGCGTCGAAGCCCGGCCCGCCGTCGGCACCGCCGGCGCGCACCCGCTCCTCGATGCGGCGACCGATCTCGGCGTCGACCGACTTCCAGTACCAGAAGGCCCGCTCGAGGACCGGCTCGCTGACGCCCGAGAGCAGCCCGCCCGCGACCGTCTCGACGAAGCGGTCGCGCGCGGCGTCGTCGAAGACCTCGCGCACGAGCGTGCCCGCCTGACCGAAGTCGTCGTCGTCCTCACGCAGGGTCTGGGCGGCGCGGAGCATCTCGCCGTCGGCCTCCCAGCCGTCCGCCGCCGGGCCGTCGTCGTCCGCGTACGGGCGCCCGGCCGAGTTCGCTGCGTACGTCGCCGCCGGACCGGAGTGGTCGTAGCGCATCGGCCCGTCGAAGGTGTACGTGTTGGTCTCGACGATCGGCCGGTTGACCGGGAGCTGGTCGTGGTTGACCCCGACCCGCGCCCGCTGGGCGTCCGCGTAGGCGAAGACCCGCGCGAGGAGCATGCGGTCGGGCGAGAAGCCGATGCCGCGCACGATGTTGCTCGGCGCGAAGGAGGCCTGGTCGATCTGCGCGAAGAAGTTCTCCGGGTTCTCGTTGAGCGTCATCGTGCCGACGTCGATGAGCGGGTAGTCGTGGTGCGACCAGGTCTTCGTGAGGTCGAAGGGGTTGAAGCGGTAGGTCTTCGCCTCGTCGTACGGCATGACCTGCACGCGCAGCGTCCAGCTCGGGTGGTCGCCCTGCGTGATCGCCTCGAAGAGGTCGCGGCGGTGGAAGTCGGCGTCCTCGCCGGCGATCCGCTCGGCATCGGCACCGGTCCAGCTCTCGACGCCCTGGTTGCTGTGGAAGTGGAACTTCACCCAGAACTTCTCGCCGGCCTCGTTGTGCCACATGTAGGTGTGCGAGCCGTAGCCGTTCATGTACCGCCACGAGCGGGGCAGACCGCGGTCACCCATGAGGTAGGTGACCTGGTGCGCCGACTCGGGGTTGAGCGTCCAGAAGTCCCACTGCATGTTCTGGTCGCGCAGGCCGGAGGCGCCCATGCGCTTCTGGCTACGGATGAAGTGCGGGAACTTCATGGGGTCGCGGAGGAAGAAGATCGGGGTGTTGTTGCCAACGAGGTCCCAGTTGCCCTCGGTCGTGTAGAACTTCAGGGCGAAGCCGCGGACGTCGCGCCAGGTGTCGGGCGAGCCGGCCTCTCCGGCGACCGTCGAGAAGCGCGCGAGCATCCGGGTCTTGGTGCCGGGCTGGAAGAGCGCCGCGCACGTGTACTGGCTGACGTCGCCGGTGATCTCGAGCTCGCCGAACGCGCCGGCACCCTTGGCGTGCGGCTTGCGGTCGGGGATGTTCTCCCGGTTGAAGTGCGCCAGCGTGTTGACGAGGTGGTGGTCGTGCAGCAGCAGCGGCCCGTCCGGGCCGAGGGTCAGGCTGTGCCGGTCGGACGCGGCCGCGCCCCCACCGAGGGTCGTCGAGTGGCCGGCGTTGCCGAGGTTGGGGCCCTGCGGCGCACTGTCCTTGGGGTTGGTCGGGGTCGCGGGTCCGGTGGTCTCACTCATGACTCTCCTTGGTGGGGGGTGCGGTCGCTCTACAGGTCGACGACGGGTGCGTCCGAGTCGTCGGCCGGCTTGTCCTTGCTCACCAGTCCCTTGGCGAGCTGGAGGAGCATGCCGACCTTGCCCGGCGACTCCCACAGCTGCGCGGTGTCACCGGTGATCTTGAGGAGTCCGTTCTCCGGGGTCGCCGGGCCACCCTCCATGAAGGCGCTCACGGACGGGTCCCACAGCTCCTCGAGCTTCGCGCGGTCGTCGACGACCTCGGCGGTGCCCGAGAGGGAGACCCAGCCCTTGTCCGAGCTGTACGAGACGTTGACCCGGGGGTTGGCCCGGAGCGCGTGGGCCTTCTCGGAGTCGGTGCGGGTGATGAACCAGACGGTCGAGGGGTCCTCGACGTCCTGCGTGCCCATCGGCGTGGAGACGAGGCGCCCCTGCGTGTCCTCGTAGGTGATGACGGCGATGCGCGTGGCGCGCATGACCTCCAGGACCGTCTCGCGGTCGTTCGTAGCCATAGCTGCCTCCCTTGGTGCTGTGGCCGCGACCGAGGGCAGCGGCCCTCGGACTGGACTCCTCGACCCTAGCGGCCGGGGAGGGCGAAGGGGAGGGGTCGGGCGATCCCGCCGTCGTCGGGTGGATAGTGGGGCGATGAGCGCGACGACGGGACCCCTCCTCCCCCACCCGGTGACCGGCACCCCCTTCGCCTCCCCGGTGCCGCCCGGCACGGGGTGGCCGGACGACCCGGCCACCGACGCGACGCCCGTCGCCCGGACCGCCGCGCAGGTGCGCCGGCTCGCCGGGACCGAGGACCCCGACGAGCTCGCGGCGCGGATCTCCGTGTGCCGCGCCTGCCCCCGGCTCGTCGCGTGGCGCGAGGAGGTGGCGGTGACCAAGCGCGCCGCCTTCGCCGACCAGCCGTACTGGGGGCGGCCGGTCCCGGCCGTCGGCCCCGTCGACGCGCCCGTGCTCATCGTCGGGCTCGCGCCGGCGGCCCACGGCGCCAACCGCACCGGCCGCAACTTCACCGGCGACCGCTCCGGCGACTGGCTCTACGCCGCCCTGCACCGCGCGGGGCTGGCGACCCAGCCGGACTCGACGCACGCCGGTGACGGGCTCGAGCTCGTCGGCGCGCGCATCGTCGCGCCGGTGCGATGCGCCCCGCCGCAGAACAAGCCGACGACGCTCGAGAAGGCGACCTGCTCCCCCTGGCTGCTCGCCGACCTCGCCCTCTCCGAGCCGCACGTCCGCTCGATCATGTGCCTCGGCTCGATCGGCTGGGACGCGACGATCGCGGCGGTGCGCGCCGCCGGCTGGGAGGTGCCGCGGCCCAAGCCGCGCTTCGGGCACGGGGCGCGGGCGGTGCTCGTGACGCCGACCGGACGGCAGGTGAGCCTCGTCGGCTGCTACCACGTGAGCCAGCAGAACACCTTCACCGGCCGGCTCACCCAGACGATGCTCGACGACGTCGTCGCGTCTCTGGTTGGCTGACGGGATGACCGACATCCGAGCGCTCGTCGCGACCCGACCCGGCGGTGGCGACGTCCTCGCCGTCGAGTCACGGCTCGAGCCCGCCCCCGGCCCCGGCGAGATCGCCGTCGAGGTCGCGGCCGTGGGCGTGAACTTCATCGACGTCTACCAGCGCGAGGGCGTCTACCCGACGGACACTCCCTTCGTCATCGGCAACGAAGGGGCCGGGGTCGTCCGGTCCGTCGGCGAAGGGGTGGCCGAGGTCGTCCCGGGCGACCGGGTGGCCTGGCCCTTCACCCTCGGGGCCGCCGCGGAGGTCGCGATCGTCCCCGTCGACAAGGTGGCGCACGTCCCCGAAGGCGTCGAGCTCGAGACCGCCGCGGCCGTGATGCTCCAGGGGCTGACCGCGCACTTCCTCACCCGGTCGACGTACGCCGTCGGCCCGGGCACGGTCGCGCTCGTCCACGCCGCCGCGGGCGGCGTCGGGCGGCTGCTCGTGCAGATGATCACCCACCTCGGCGGGCAGGTCGTCGCGACCGCCGGGACCGACGAGAAGTGCTCTGTCGCAAGGGATCTCGGCGCCCCTGAGATGATCAACTACCGGTCCGTCGAGGGCACCGACGCGCTGGCCCGCGCCGTGCTCGCCGCCGCCCACCGCCTCGGGCACGACGACGGGGTCGACGTCGCCTACGACGGCGTGGGGGCGGCGACCTTCGACGCCTCGCTCGCGTCGTTGCGACCGCGGGGGCTCATGGTGCTCTTCGGCGGTGCCAGCGGCCAGGTGCCCCCCTTCGACATCCAGCGGCTGAACTCCGCCGGCTCGCTCTACCTCACCCGGCCCACCCTCGCCCACCACATCGCCACCCCCGAGGAGCTGCGGTCGCGGGCCGCGGACCTGCTCGGCGCGGTCGCCGAGGGGCGGCTCGACGTGCACATCGGCGGGC
Proteins encoded:
- a CDS encoding pyridoxamine 5'-phosphate oxidase family protein; amino-acid sequence: MATNDRETVLEVMRATRIAVITYEDTQGRLVSTPMGTQDVEDPSTVWFITRTDSEKAHALRANPRVNVSYSSDKGWVSLSGTAEVVDDRAKLEELWDPSVSAFMEGGPATPENGLLKITGDTAQLWESPGKVGMLLQLAKGLVSKDKPADDSDAPVVDL
- a CDS encoding uracil-DNA glycosylase translates to MSATTGPLLPHPVTGTPFASPVPPGTGWPDDPATDATPVARTAAQVRRLAGTEDPDELAARISVCRACPRLVAWREEVAVTKRAAFADQPYWGRPVPAVGPVDAPVLIVGLAPAAHGANRTGRNFTGDRSGDWLYAALHRAGLATQPDSTHAGDGLELVGARIVAPVRCAPPQNKPTTLEKATCSPWLLADLALSEPHVRSIMCLGSIGWDATIAAVRAAGWEVPRPKPRFGHGARAVLVTPTGRQVSLVGCYHVSQQNTFTGRLTQTMLDDVVASLVG
- a CDS encoding quinone oxidoreductase family protein; protein product: MTDIRALVATRPGGGDVLAVESRLEPAPGPGEIAVEVAAVGVNFIDVYQREGVYPTDTPFVIGNEGAGVVRSVGEGVAEVVPGDRVAWPFTLGAAAEVAIVPVDKVAHVPEGVELETAAAVMLQGLTAHFLTRSTYAVGPGTVALVHAAAGGVGRLLVQMITHLGGQVVATAGTDEKCSVARDLGAPEMINYRSVEGTDALARAVLAAAHRLGHDDGVDVAYDGVGAATFDASLASLRPRGLMVLFGGASGQVPPFDIQRLNSAGSLYLTRPTLAHHIATPEELRSRAADLLGAVAEGRLDVHIGGRYAWDDAAQAYADLEGRRSSGKLLLIP
- a CDS encoding catalase: MSETTGPATPTNPKDSAPQGPNLGNAGHSTTLGGGAAASDRHSLTLGPDGPLLLHDHHLVNTLAHFNRENIPDRKPHAKGAGAFGELEITGDVSQYTCAALFQPGTKTRMLARFSTVAGEAGSPDTWRDVRGFALKFYTTEGNWDLVGNNTPIFFLRDPMKFPHFIRSQKRMGASGLRDQNMQWDFWTLNPESAHQVTYLMGDRGLPRSWRYMNGYGSHTYMWHNEAGEKFWVKFHFHSNQGVESWTGADAERIAGEDADFHRRDLFEAITQGDHPSWTLRVQVMPYDEAKTYRFNPFDLTKTWSHHDYPLIDVGTMTLNENPENFFAQIDQASFAPSNIVRGIGFSPDRMLLARVFAYADAQRARVGVNHDQLPVNRPIVETNTYTFDGPMRYDHSGPAATYAANSAGRPYADDDGPAADGWEADGEMLRAAQTLREDDDDFGQAGTLVREVFDDAARDRFVETVAGGLLSGVSEPVLERAFWYWKSVDAEIGRRIEERVRAGGADGGPGFDADKAEAKEPQTIRESDTNAAT